One genomic segment of Macaca fascicularis isolate 582-1 chromosome 19, T2T-MFA8v1.1 includes these proteins:
- the U2AF1L4 gene encoding splicing factor U2AF 26 kDa subunit isoform X9: protein MGEYLASIFGTEKDKVNCSFYFKIGACRHGDRCSRLHNKPTFSQEVFTELQEKYGEIEEMNMCDDLGDHLVGNVYVKFRREEDAERAVAELNNRWFNGQAVHAELSPVTDFRESCCRQYEMGECTRGGFCNFMHLRPISQNLRRQVYGRGPRRRSPPRFHTSHCPREGNRRRSPDHRHGRF from the exons ATGGGTGAATATTTAGCTTCGATATTCGGAACTGAGAAGGATAA GGTTAACTGCTCTTTTTACTTTAAGATCGGGGCCTGCCGGCACGGAGACCGGTGCTCCCGGCTTCACAACAAGCCGACATTCAGCCAG GAGGTGTTCACAGAATTGCAGGAGAAGTATGGGGAGATTGAAGAGATGAATATGTGCGACGACCTTGGGGACCACCTCGTGGGCAACGTCTATGTCAAG TTCCGGCGGGAAGAGGATGCAGAGCGGGCCGTGGCTGAACTCAATAACCGCTGGTTCAATGGGCAGGCTGTGCACGCTGAACTGTCTCCTGTCACTGACTTTCGGGAGTCATGCTGTCGCCAGTATGAGATGGG GGAATGTACCCGAGGTGGCTTCTGCAACTTCATGCATCTGCGGCCCATTTCCCAGAACCTCCGGAGGCAGGTCTATGGGCGGGGACCCAGGCGCA GGTCACCCCCGAGGTTCCATACTAGCCACTGTCCCCGAGAGGGGAACCGTCGGCGTTCCCCTGATCACCGGCATGGCCGCTTCTGA
- the U2AF1L4 gene encoding splicing factor U2AF 26 kDa subunit isoform X10, whose translation MGEYLASIFGTEKDKVNCSFYFKIGACRHGDRCSRLHNKPTFSQEVFTELQEKYGEIEEMNMCDDLGDHLVGNVYVKFRREEDAERAVAELNNRWFNGQAVHGNVPEVASATSCICGPFPRTSGGRSMGGDPGAGTSGPACCVSSCPKAPISSDEPDPKP comes from the exons ATGGGTGAATATTTAGCTTCGATATTCGGAACTGAGAAGGATAA GGTTAACTGCTCTTTTTACTTTAAGATCGGGGCCTGCCGGCACGGAGACCGGTGCTCCCGGCTTCACAACAAGCCGACATTCAGCCAG GAGGTGTTCACAGAATTGCAGGAGAAGTATGGGGAGATTGAAGAGATGAATATGTGCGACGACCTTGGGGACCACCTCGTGGGCAACGTCTATGTCAAG TTCCGGCGGGAAGAGGATGCAGAGCGGGCCGTGGCTGAACTCAATAACCGCTGGTTCAATGGGCAGGCTGTGCAC GGGAATGTACCCGAGGTGGCTTCTGCAACTTCATGCATCTGCGGCCCATTTCCCAGAACCTCCGGAGGCAGGTCTATGGGCGGGGACCCAGGCGCAGGTACCTCAGGACCAGCCTGCTGTGTCTCCTCATGTCCTAAGGCCCCTATATCCTCAGATGAGCCTGACCCTAAGCCCTAG
- the U2AF1L4 gene encoding splicing factor U2AF 26 kDa subunit isoform X1, which produces MGEYLASIFGTEKDKVNCSFYFKIGACRHGDRCSRLHNKPTFSQTIVLLNLYRNPQNTAQTADGSHCHVSDVEVQEHYDSFFEEVFTELQEKYGEIEEMNMCDDLGDHLVGNVYVKFRREEDAERAVAELNNRWFNGQAVHAELSPVTDFRESCCRQYEMGECTRGGFCNFMHLRPISQNLRRQVYGRGPRRRYLRTSLLCLLMS; this is translated from the exons ATGGGTGAATATTTAGCTTCGATATTCGGAACTGAGAAGGATAA GGTTAACTGCTCTTTTTACTTTAAGATCGGGGCCTGCCGGCACGGAGACCGGTGCTCCCGGCTTCACAACAAGCCGACATTCAGCCAG ACCATAGTGCTGCTCAACCTGTACCGGAATCCACAGAATACAGCCCAAACTGCAGACGGATCACACT GTCATGTGAGCGACGTGGAGGTGCAGGAGCACTATGATAGCTTCTTCGAG GAGGTGTTCACAGAATTGCAGGAGAAGTATGGGGAGATTGAAGAGATGAATATGTGCGACGACCTTGGGGACCACCTCGTGGGCAACGTCTATGTCAAG TTCCGGCGGGAAGAGGATGCAGAGCGGGCCGTGGCTGAACTCAATAACCGCTGGTTCAATGGGCAGGCTGTGCACGCTGAACTGTCTCCTGTCACTGACTTTCGGGAGTCATGCTGTCGCCAGTATGAGATGGG GGAATGTACCCGAGGTGGCTTCTGCAACTTCATGCATCTGCGGCCCATTTCCCAGAACCTCCGGAGGCAGGTCTATGGGCGGGGACCCAGGCGCAGGTACCTCAGGACCAGCCTGCTGTGTCTCCTCATGTCCTAA
- the U2AF1L4 gene encoding splicing factor U2AF 26 kDa subunit isoform X5 yields the protein MNMCDDLGDHLVGNVYVKFRREEDAERAVAELNNRWFNGQAVHAELSPVTDFRESCCRQYEMGECTRGGFCNFMHLRPISQNLRRQVYGRGPRRRYLRTSLLCLLMS from the exons ATGAATATGTGCGACGACCTTGGGGACCACCTCGTGGGCAACGTCTATGTCAAG TTCCGGCGGGAAGAGGATGCAGAGCGGGCCGTGGCTGAACTCAATAACCGCTGGTTCAATGGGCAGGCTGTGCACGCTGAACTGTCTCCTGTCACTGACTTTCGGGAGTCATGCTGTCGCCAGTATGAGATGGG GGAATGTACCCGAGGTGGCTTCTGCAACTTCATGCATCTGCGGCCCATTTCCCAGAACCTCCGGAGGCAGGTCTATGGGCGGGGACCCAGGCGCAGGTACCTCAGGACCAGCCTGCTGTGTCTCCTCATGTCCTAA
- the U2AF1L4 gene encoding splicing factor U2AF 26 kDa subunit isoform X4: MVNCSFYFKIGACRHGDRCSRLHNKPTFSQEVFTELQEKYGEIEEMNMCDDLGDHLVGNVYVKFRREEDAERAVAELNNRWFNGQAVHAELSPVTDFRESCCRQYEMGECTRGGFCNFMHLRPISQNLRRQVYGRGPRRRYLRTSLLCLLMS; this comes from the exons AT GGTTAACTGCTCTTTTTACTTTAAGATCGGGGCCTGCCGGCACGGAGACCGGTGCTCCCGGCTTCACAACAAGCCGACATTCAGCCAG GAGGTGTTCACAGAATTGCAGGAGAAGTATGGGGAGATTGAAGAGATGAATATGTGCGACGACCTTGGGGACCACCTCGTGGGCAACGTCTATGTCAAG TTCCGGCGGGAAGAGGATGCAGAGCGGGCCGTGGCTGAACTCAATAACCGCTGGTTCAATGGGCAGGCTGTGCACGCTGAACTGTCTCCTGTCACTGACTTTCGGGAGTCATGCTGTCGCCAGTATGAGATGGG GGAATGTACCCGAGGTGGCTTCTGCAACTTCATGCATCTGCGGCCCATTTCCCAGAACCTCCGGAGGCAGGTCTATGGGCGGGGACCCAGGCGCAGGTACCTCAGGACCAGCCTGCTGTGTCTCCTCATGTCCTAA
- the U2AF1L4 gene encoding splicing factor U2AF 26 kDa subunit isoform X2: MGEYLASIFGTEKDKVNCSFYFKIGACRHGDRCSRLHNKPTFSQTIVLLNLYRNPQNTAQTADGSHCHVSDVEVQEHYDSFFEEVFTELQEKYGEIEEMNMCDDLGDHLVGNVYVKFRREEDAERAVAELNNRWFNGQAVHAELSPVTDFRESCCRQECTRGGFCNFMHLRPISQNLRRQVYGRGPRRRYLRTSLLCLLMS; this comes from the exons ATGGGTGAATATTTAGCTTCGATATTCGGAACTGAGAAGGATAA GGTTAACTGCTCTTTTTACTTTAAGATCGGGGCCTGCCGGCACGGAGACCGGTGCTCCCGGCTTCACAACAAGCCGACATTCAGCCAG ACCATAGTGCTGCTCAACCTGTACCGGAATCCACAGAATACAGCCCAAACTGCAGACGGATCACACT GTCATGTGAGCGACGTGGAGGTGCAGGAGCACTATGATAGCTTCTTCGAG GAGGTGTTCACAGAATTGCAGGAGAAGTATGGGGAGATTGAAGAGATGAATATGTGCGACGACCTTGGGGACCACCTCGTGGGCAACGTCTATGTCAAG TTCCGGCGGGAAGAGGATGCAGAGCGGGCCGTGGCTGAACTCAATAACCGCTGGTTCAATGGGCAGGCTGTGCACGCTGAACTGTCTCCTGTCACTGACTTTCGGGAGTCATGCTGTCGCCA GGAATGTACCCGAGGTGGCTTCTGCAACTTCATGCATCTGCGGCCCATTTCCCAGAACCTCCGGAGGCAGGTCTATGGGCGGGGACCCAGGCGCAGGTACCTCAGGACCAGCCTGCTGTGTCTCCTCATGTCCTAA
- the U2AF1L4 gene encoding splicing factor U2AF 26 kDa subunit isoform X3 translates to MVNCSFYFKIGACRHGDRCSRLHNKPTFSQTIVLLNLYRNPQNTAQTADGSHCHVSDVEVQEHYDSFFEEVFTELQEKYGEIEEMNMCDDLGDHLVGNVYVKFRREEDAERAVAELNNRWFNGQAVHAELSPVTDFRESCCRQYEMGECTRGGFCNFMHLRPISQNLRRQVYGRGPRRRYLRTSLLCLLMS, encoded by the exons AT GGTTAACTGCTCTTTTTACTTTAAGATCGGGGCCTGCCGGCACGGAGACCGGTGCTCCCGGCTTCACAACAAGCCGACATTCAGCCAG ACCATAGTGCTGCTCAACCTGTACCGGAATCCACAGAATACAGCCCAAACTGCAGACGGATCACACT GTCATGTGAGCGACGTGGAGGTGCAGGAGCACTATGATAGCTTCTTCGAG GAGGTGTTCACAGAATTGCAGGAGAAGTATGGGGAGATTGAAGAGATGAATATGTGCGACGACCTTGGGGACCACCTCGTGGGCAACGTCTATGTCAAG TTCCGGCGGGAAGAGGATGCAGAGCGGGCCGTGGCTGAACTCAATAACCGCTGGTTCAATGGGCAGGCTGTGCACGCTGAACTGTCTCCTGTCACTGACTTTCGGGAGTCATGCTGTCGCCAGTATGAGATGGG GGAATGTACCCGAGGTGGCTTCTGCAACTTCATGCATCTGCGGCCCATTTCCCAGAACCTCCGGAGGCAGGTCTATGGGCGGGGACCCAGGCGCAGGTACCTCAGGACCAGCCTGCTGTGTCTCCTCATGTCCTAA
- the U2AF1L4 gene encoding splicing factor U2AF 26 kDa subunit isoform X8 yields MGEYLASIFGTEKDKVNCSFYFKIGACRHGDRCSRLHNKPTFSQPCPLSSGPAPFKFCADHSAAQPVPESTEYSPNCRRITLAQRWRHFNA; encoded by the exons ATGGGTGAATATTTAGCTTCGATATTCGGAACTGAGAAGGATAA GGTTAACTGCTCTTTTTACTTTAAGATCGGGGCCTGCCGGCACGGAGACCGGTGCTCCCGGCTTCACAACAAGCCGACATTCAGCCAG CCCTGCCCTCTGAGCTCAGGCCCCGCCCCTTTTAAATTCTGTGCAGACCATAGTGCTGCTCAACCTGTACCGGAATCCACAGAATACAGCCCAAACTGCAGACGGATCACACT GGCCCAGAGATGGAGGCATTTCAATGCCTGA
- the U2AF1L4 gene encoding splicing factor U2AF 26 kDa subunit isoform X6, producing the protein MGEYLASIFGTEKDKVNCSFYFKIGACRHGDRCSRLHNKPTFSQPCPLSSGPAPFKFCADHSAAQPVPESTEYSPNCRRITLRCSQNCRRSMGRLKR; encoded by the exons ATGGGTGAATATTTAGCTTCGATATTCGGAACTGAGAAGGATAA GGTTAACTGCTCTTTTTACTTTAAGATCGGGGCCTGCCGGCACGGAGACCGGTGCTCCCGGCTTCACAACAAGCCGACATTCAGCCAG CCCTGCCCTCTGAGCTCAGGCCCCGCCCCTTTTAAATTCTGTGCAGACCATAGTGCTGCTCAACCTGTACCGGAATCCACAGAATACAGCCCAAACTGCAGACGGATCACACT GAGGTGTTCACAGAATTGCAGGAGAAGTATGGGGAGATTGAAGAGATGA
- the U2AF1L4 gene encoding splicing factor U2AF 26 kDa subunit isoform X7 — MGEYLASIFGTEKDKVNCSFYFKIGACRHGDRCSRLHNKPTFSQPCPLSSGPAPFKFCADHSAAQPVPESTEYSPNCRRITLSCERRGGAGAL; from the exons ATGGGTGAATATTTAGCTTCGATATTCGGAACTGAGAAGGATAA GGTTAACTGCTCTTTTTACTTTAAGATCGGGGCCTGCCGGCACGGAGACCGGTGCTCCCGGCTTCACAACAAGCCGACATTCAGCCAG CCCTGCCCTCTGAGCTCAGGCCCCGCCCCTTTTAAATTCTGTGCAGACCATAGTGCTGCTCAACCTGTACCGGAATCCACAGAATACAGCCCAAACTGCAGACGGATCACACT GTCATGTGAGCGACGTGGAGGTGCAGGAGCACTATGA
- the PSENEN gene encoding gamma-secretase subunit PEN-2, giving the protein MNLERVSNEEKLNLCRKYYLGGFAFLPFLWLVNIFWFFREAFLVPAYTEQSQIKGYVWRSAVGFLFWVIVLTSWITIFQIYRPRWGALGDYLSFTIPLGTP; this is encoded by the exons ATGAACCTGGAGCGAGTGTCCAATGAGGAGAAGTTGAACCTGTGCCGGAAGTACTACCTGG gTGGGTTTGCTTTCCTGCCTTTTCTCTGGTTGGTCAACATCTTCTGGTTCTTCCGAGAGGCCTTCCTTGTCCCAGCCTACACAGAACAGAGCCAAATCAAAGGCT ATGTCTGGCGCTCAGCTGTGGGCTTCCTCTTCTGGGTGATAGTGCTCACCTCCTGGATCACCATCTTCCAGATCTACCGGCCCCGCTGGGGTGCCCTTGGGGACTACCTCTCCTTCACCATACCTCTGGGCACCCCCTGA
- the LIN37 gene encoding protein lin-37 homolog isoform X1 gives MVQAEHNQRRRSCGPRSSSLNCPRPPPALICDPRPFGAPLTQLARSWTQTMFPVKVKVEKSAGAWELTPAGFPLAPELEMAKARNQLDAVLQCLLEKSHMDRERLDEEAGKTPSDTHNKDCSIAATGKRPSARFPHQRRKKRREMDDGLAEGGPQRSNTYVIKLFDRSVDLAQFSENTPLYPICRAWMRNSPSVRERECSPSSPLPPLPEDEEGSEVNNSKSRDVYKLPPPTPPGPPGDACRSRIPSPLQPEMQGTPDDEPSEPEPSPSTLIYRNMQRWKRIRQRWKEASHRNQLRYSESMKILREMYERQ, from the exons ATGGTCCAGGCTGAACACAACCAAAGGCGGAGGAGCTGTGGCCCACGAAGCTCATCTTTGAACTGTCCCCGCCCGCCTCCCGCCTTGATTTGTGACCCTAGGCCCTTTGGGGCGCCTCTGACCCAGCTAGCCAGATCCTGGACCCAAACCATGTTCCCCGTGAAGGTGAAAGTGGAGAAATCAG CTGGGGCCTGGGAGCTGACTCCTGCTGGGTTCCCTCTTGCCCCAGAGCTGGAGATGGCCAAAGCCCGGAACCAACTGGATGCCGTCTTGCAGTGTCTGCTGGAGAAGAGTCACATGGACAG GGAGCGTCTGGATGAGGAAGCTGGGAAAACGCCCTCAGACACCCATAATAA GGACTGCTCCATCGCAGCCACTGGCAAAAG GCCATCTGCCCGCTTCCCCCACCAgcggaggaagaagaggagggagatgGATGACGGGCTGGCTGAGGGAGGGCCACAGCGATCCA ACACATATGTGATCAAGCTGTTCGACCGCAGCGTGGACTTGGCCCAGTTCAGCGAGAACACGCCACTGTACCCGATCTGCCGTGCCTGGATGCGAAACAGCCCCTCTGTGCGCGAGCGCGAATGCTCTCCCAGCTCACCCCTGCCCCCGCTGCCTGAGGATGAGGAG GGCTCAGAGGTCAACAACAGCAAGAGTCGTGATGTGTACAAGCTGCCGCCACCCACACCCCCCGGGCCACCTGGAGATGCCTGCAGATCCCGCATCCCATCCCCACTGCAGCCTGAGATGCAGGGCACCCCTGATGATGAG CCCTCTGAGCCCGAGCCCTCACCCTCCACACTCATCTATCGCAACATGCAGCGCTGGAAACGCATCCGCCAGAG gtggAAGGAGGCCTCTCATCGGAACCAGCTTCGTTACTCAGAAAGCATGAAGATCCTACGAGAGATGTACGAACGACAGTGA
- the LIN37 gene encoding protein lin-37 homolog isoform X2, translated as MVQAEHNQRRRSCGPRSSSLNCPRPPPALICDPRPFGAPLTQLARSWTQTMFPVKVKVEKSELEMAKARNQLDAVLQCLLEKSHMDRERLDEEAGKTPSDTHNKDCSIAATGKRPSARFPHQRRKKRREMDDGLAEGGPQRSNTYVIKLFDRSVDLAQFSENTPLYPICRAWMRNSPSVRERECSPSSPLPPLPEDEEGSEVNNSKSRDVYKLPPPTPPGPPGDACRSRIPSPLQPEMQGTPDDEPSEPEPSPSTLIYRNMQRWKRIRQRWKEASHRNQLRYSESMKILREMYERQ; from the exons ATGGTCCAGGCTGAACACAACCAAAGGCGGAGGAGCTGTGGCCCACGAAGCTCATCTTTGAACTGTCCCCGCCCGCCTCCCGCCTTGATTTGTGACCCTAGGCCCTTTGGGGCGCCTCTGACCCAGCTAGCCAGATCCTGGACCCAAACCATGTTCCCCGTGAAGGTGAAAGTGGAGAAATCAG AGCTGGAGATGGCCAAAGCCCGGAACCAACTGGATGCCGTCTTGCAGTGTCTGCTGGAGAAGAGTCACATGGACAG GGAGCGTCTGGATGAGGAAGCTGGGAAAACGCCCTCAGACACCCATAATAA GGACTGCTCCATCGCAGCCACTGGCAAAAG GCCATCTGCCCGCTTCCCCCACCAgcggaggaagaagaggagggagatgGATGACGGGCTGGCTGAGGGAGGGCCACAGCGATCCA ACACATATGTGATCAAGCTGTTCGACCGCAGCGTGGACTTGGCCCAGTTCAGCGAGAACACGCCACTGTACCCGATCTGCCGTGCCTGGATGCGAAACAGCCCCTCTGTGCGCGAGCGCGAATGCTCTCCCAGCTCACCCCTGCCCCCGCTGCCTGAGGATGAGGAG GGCTCAGAGGTCAACAACAGCAAGAGTCGTGATGTGTACAAGCTGCCGCCACCCACACCCCCCGGGCCACCTGGAGATGCCTGCAGATCCCGCATCCCATCCCCACTGCAGCCTGAGATGCAGGGCACCCCTGATGATGAG CCCTCTGAGCCCGAGCCCTCACCCTCCACACTCATCTATCGCAACATGCAGCGCTGGAAACGCATCCGCCAGAG gtggAAGGAGGCCTCTCATCGGAACCAGCTTCGTTACTCAGAAAGCATGAAGATCCTACGAGAGATGTACGAACGACAGTGA
- the LIN37 gene encoding protein lin-37 homolog isoform X4: MVVAQAVRCVSWRWPKPGTNWMPSCSVCWRRVTWTGSVWMRKLGKRPQTPIIRTAPSQPLAKDTYVIKLFDRSVDLAQFSENTPLYPICRAWMRNSPSVRERECSPSSPLPPLPEDEEGSEVNNSKSRDVYKLPPPTPPGPPGDACRSRIPSPLQPEMQGTPDDEPSEPEPSPSTLIYRNMQRWKRIRQRWKEASHRNQLRYSESMKILREMYERQ; this comes from the exons ATGGTGGTGGCTCAGGCAGTGCGGTGCGTG AGCTGGAGATGGCCAAAGCCCGGAACCAACTGGATGCCGTCTTGCAGTGTCTGCTGGAGAAGAGTCACATGGACAG GGAGCGTCTGGATGAGGAAGCTGGGAAAACGCCCTCAGACACCCATAATAA GGACTGCTCCATCGCAGCCACTGGCAAAAG ACACATATGTGATCAAGCTGTTCGACCGCAGCGTGGACTTGGCCCAGTTCAGCGAGAACACGCCACTGTACCCGATCTGCCGTGCCTGGATGCGAAACAGCCCCTCTGTGCGCGAGCGCGAATGCTCTCCCAGCTCACCCCTGCCCCCGCTGCCTGAGGATGAGGAG GGCTCAGAGGTCAACAACAGCAAGAGTCGTGATGTGTACAAGCTGCCGCCACCCACACCCCCCGGGCCACCTGGAGATGCCTGCAGATCCCGCATCCCATCCCCACTGCAGCCTGAGATGCAGGGCACCCCTGATGATGAG CCCTCTGAGCCCGAGCCCTCACCCTCCACACTCATCTATCGCAACATGCAGCGCTGGAAACGCATCCGCCAGAG gtggAAGGAGGCCTCTCATCGGAACCAGCTTCGTTACTCAGAAAGCATGAAGATCCTACGAGAGATGTACGAACGACAGTGA
- the LIN37 gene encoding protein lin-37 homolog isoform X3, with protein MAKARNQLDAVLQCLLEKSHMDRERLDEEAGKTPSDTHNKDCSIAATGKRPSARFPHQRRKKRREMDDGLAEGGPQRSNTYVIKLFDRSVDLAQFSENTPLYPICRAWMRNSPSVRERECSPSSPLPPLPEDEEGSEVNNSKSRDVYKLPPPTPPGPPGDACRSRIPSPLQPEMQGTPDDEPSEPEPSPSTLIYRNMQRWKRIRQRWKEASHRNQLRYSESMKILREMYERQ; from the exons ATGGCCAAAGCCCGGAACCAACTGGATGCCGTCTTGCAGTGTCTGCTGGAGAAGAGTCACATGGACAG GGAGCGTCTGGATGAGGAAGCTGGGAAAACGCCCTCAGACACCCATAATAA GGACTGCTCCATCGCAGCCACTGGCAAAAG GCCATCTGCCCGCTTCCCCCACCAgcggaggaagaagaggagggagatgGATGACGGGCTGGCTGAGGGAGGGCCACAGCGATCCA ACACATATGTGATCAAGCTGTTCGACCGCAGCGTGGACTTGGCCCAGTTCAGCGAGAACACGCCACTGTACCCGATCTGCCGTGCCTGGATGCGAAACAGCCCCTCTGTGCGCGAGCGCGAATGCTCTCCCAGCTCACCCCTGCCCCCGCTGCCTGAGGATGAGGAG GGCTCAGAGGTCAACAACAGCAAGAGTCGTGATGTGTACAAGCTGCCGCCACCCACACCCCCCGGGCCACCTGGAGATGCCTGCAGATCCCGCATCCCATCCCCACTGCAGCCTGAGATGCAGGGCACCCCTGATGATGAG CCCTCTGAGCCCGAGCCCTCACCCTCCACACTCATCTATCGCAACATGCAGCGCTGGAAACGCATCCGCCAGAG gtggAAGGAGGCCTCTCATCGGAACCAGCTTCGTTACTCAGAAAGCATGAAGATCCTACGAGAGATGTACGAACGACAGTGA
- the LIN37 gene encoding protein lin-37 homolog isoform X5: MPSCSVCWRRVTWTGSVWMRKLGKRPQTPIIRTAPSQPLAKDTYVIKLFDRSVDLAQFSENTPLYPICRAWMRNSPSVRERECSPSSPLPPLPEDEEGSEVNNSKSRDVYKLPPPTPPGPPGDACRSRIPSPLQPEMQGTPDDEPSEPEPSPSTLIYRNMQRWKRIRQRWKEASHRNQLRYSESMKILREMYERQ; this comes from the exons ATGCCGTCTTGCAGTGTCTGCTGGAGAAGAGTCACATGGACAG GGAGCGTCTGGATGAGGAAGCTGGGAAAACGCCCTCAGACACCCATAATAA GGACTGCTCCATCGCAGCCACTGGCAAAAG ACACATATGTGATCAAGCTGTTCGACCGCAGCGTGGACTTGGCCCAGTTCAGCGAGAACACGCCACTGTACCCGATCTGCCGTGCCTGGATGCGAAACAGCCCCTCTGTGCGCGAGCGCGAATGCTCTCCCAGCTCACCCCTGCCCCCGCTGCCTGAGGATGAGGAG GGCTCAGAGGTCAACAACAGCAAGAGTCGTGATGTGTACAAGCTGCCGCCACCCACACCCCCCGGGCCACCTGGAGATGCCTGCAGATCCCGCATCCCATCCCCACTGCAGCCTGAGATGCAGGGCACCCCTGATGATGAG CCCTCTGAGCCCGAGCCCTCACCCTCCACACTCATCTATCGCAACATGCAGCGCTGGAAACGCATCCGCCAGAG gtggAAGGAGGCCTCTCATCGGAACCAGCTTCGTTACTCAGAAAGCATGAAGATCCTACGAGAGATGTACGAACGACAGTGA
- the HSPB6 gene encoding heat shock protein beta-6 yields MEIPVPVQPSWLRRASAPLPGLSAPGRLFDQRFGEGLLEAELAALCPTTLAPYYLRAPSVALPVAQVPTDPGHFSVLLDVKHFSPEEIAVKVVGEHVEVHARHEERPDEHGFVAREFHRRYRLPPGVDPAAVTSALSPEGVLSIQAAPASTQAPPPAAAK; encoded by the exons ATGGAGATCCCGGTGCCTGTGCAGCCGTCTTGGCTGCGCCGTGCCTCGGCCCCGTTGCCCGGACTTTCGGCGCCCGGACGCCTCTTTGACCAGCGCTTCGGCGAGGGGCTGCTGGAGGCCGAGCTGGCTGCGCTCTGCCCCACCACCCTCGCCCCCTACTACCTGCGCGCACCCAGCGTGGCGCTGCCCGTCGCCCAG GTGCCGACAGACCCCGGCCACTTCTCGGTGCTGCTGGACGTGAAGCACTTCTCGCCGGAGGAAATTGCTGTCAAGGTGGTGGGCGAACACGTGGAGGTGCACGCGCGCCACGAGGAACGCCCG gaTGAGCACGGATTCGTCGCGCGCGAGTTCCACCGCCGCTACCGCCTGCCGCCTGGCGTGGATCCGGCTGCCGTGACGTCTGCGCTGTCCCCCGAGGGCGTCCTGTCCATCCAGGCCGCACCAGCGTCGACCCAGGCCCCACCGCCAGCCGCAGCCAAGTAG